Proteins from a genomic interval of Arachis hypogaea cultivar Tifrunner chromosome 10, arahy.Tifrunner.gnm2.J5K5, whole genome shotgun sequence:
- the LOC112716171 gene encoding proline-rich receptor-like protein kinase PERK15 isoform X5: MFSVAPLTPASSPVMAPPSPPLIDITPPPSPLLLQPTAAPPPFPSPPSPPLVLPMPTAPPLTSPPITSPPEVVSLPTNSPPPVTQVPPAISSSPPPPEIPIVAASPSTPITSNENPIPATQSPPNTALPAAASPPVPATPLPSSPPSLIPPSVTFPSNSLPPLPLLHRKVSPALPVPTATSPPPQRFWPLAPEAAATSPLLPQPPATVYPFTEPTLPSTPEATPAQPPSSRSLPLAVDVDKHSGFEVPSGFIIEGIVIGGIVIGFVVALMLLLFRNRKKKQQQQQKNLHTHQSEESSPCVGAKKSESGSHVIKVLPNPSKLTEGGGDFGPVNGIFTYDELVAATKSFSEANLLGEGGFGYVYKGILPSGKEIAVKQLKSGSQQGEREFQAEVETISRVHHKHLVELVGYCVTMSERMLVYEFVPNNTLEFHLHGEGKPVVRWEKRIKIALGSAKGLAYLHEDCNPAIIHRDIKASNILLDFNFEAKVSDFGLAKIFPNNADGCITHLTTRVVGTFGYLAPEYASSGKLTDKSDVYSYGVMLLELLTGRPAISTEGSRNVSLVDWARPLLAQVLEDGDISDLVDPRLQNNYKADEMTRMITCAAACVRHSASLRPRMSQIAGALEGLVSLSDLVGDITPGHTRIYSWPESSTYDACQYQQDLRDFNLGLSSQQCSSSVHSEMTSAYGLCLSDSSSEG; the protein is encoded by the exons atgttttcAGTTGCACCTTTGACTCCGGCAAGTTCACCGGTAATGGCTCCGCCGTCTCCGCCGCTGATTGACATTACTCCTCCCCCATCGCCATTGCTGCTCCAACCTACAGCAGCGCCACCACCATTTCCTTCTCCTCCATCACCGCCGTTAGTGCTTCCAATGCCTACAGCACCACCACTTACCTCGCCGCCGATCACTTCTCCGCCGGAGGTGGTGTCTCTGCCTACAAACTCCCCGCCTCCGGTTACTCAAGTCCCGCCGGCGATTTCCTCGTCGCCGCCTCCGCCGGAAATTCCAATCGTCGCTGCTTCACCGTCGACTCCGATTACATCGAACGAGAATCCAATTCCAGCAACGCAGTCTCCTCCGAATACGGCGTTGCCGGCGGCAGCATCTCCTCCGGTTCCGGCGACGCCGCTTCCTTCGTCTCCGCCATCTCTGATTCCGCCGTCGGTTACTTTTCCGTCAAATTCGTTACCACCATTGCCGCTGCTTCACCGGAAAGTTTCGCCGGCGCTTCCAGTTCCGACAGCCActtcaccaccaccacagagattTTGGCCTCTGGCGCCGGAAGCAGCAGCAACCTCTCCGCTGCTGCCACAGCCACCGGCGACCGTTTACCCTTTCACGGAACCTACATTGCCATCAACTCCAGAGGCAACGCCGGCGCAGCCACCGTCGAGTCGAAGCTTGCCGCTTGCGGTGGACGTTGATAAACACTCAGGGTTCGAAGTGCCAAGTGGATTCATAATTGAGGGAATTGTAATTGGTGGTATCGTTATTGGGTTTGTTGTAGCACTTATGTTACTTTTGTTCaggaatagaaagaaaaagcagcagcagcagcagaagaATCTGCATACACATCAATCTGAGGAATCATCACCTTGTGTTGGAGCTAAGA AGTCAGAATCAGGTTCTCATGTCATCAAAGTGCTGCCAAATCCATCAAAGCTAACAGAGGGAGGTGGAGATTTCGGCCCTGTGAATGGCATTTTCACATATGATGAGCTAGTAGCAGCCACTAAGAGTTTCTCTGAAGCCAACCTTCTTGGGGAAGGTGGATTTGGTTATGTATATAAAGGAATTCTTCCAAGTGGAAAGGAAATTGCAGTTAAACAGTTGAAATCAGGAAGCCAGCAAGGAGAGCGAGAATTTCAGGCCGAGGTTGAGACCATTAGCCGGGTGCATCACAAGCATCTTGTTGAGTTGGTTGGATACTGCGTTACCATGTCTGAAAGAATGCTTGTTTATGAATTTGTTCCAAATAACACATTGGAATTCCATTTACATG GGGAAGGGAAGCCCGTTGTACGGTGGGAGAAGAGAATTAAGATTGCCCTGGGATCTGCAAAAGGGCTCGCATATCTACATGAAGATT GTAATCCAGCAATCATTCACCGTGATATTAAAGCATCTAACATCCTTCTGGACTTCAATTTTGAAGCAAAG GTTTCTGACTTCGGCCTAGCAAAGATCTTCCCCAACAACGCTGATGGTTGCATCACTCACCTCACCACCCGAGTCGTGGGAACCTTTGG GTATCTGGCTCCAGAATATGCATCAAGTGGTAAACTAACAGATAAATCAGATGTATATTCCTATGGAGTGATGCTTTTAGAACTCTTAACTGGACGTCCAGCAATCAGTACAGAAGGATCAAGAAACGTGAGCTTGGTTGATTGG GCTAGGCCCTTGCTTGCGCAAGTGCTAGAAGATGGTGATATCAGTGATCTTGTTGATCCAAGGTTGCAGAATAATTATAAAGCTGATGAGATGACTAGAATGATTACCTGCGCAGCCGCCTGCGTGCGCCATTCAGCCAGCCTTCGACCCCGTATGAGCCAA ATTGCAGGTGCCTTAGAAGGATTGGTTTCTCTGTCGGATCTTGTAGGCGACATTACGCCGGGGCATACCAGAATATACAGTTGGCCAGAGAGTTCAACTTATGATGCCTGCCAATACCAACAGGACTTGAGAGACTTCAATTTGGGATTATCATCTCAACAGTGCAGCTCAAGTGTGCATAGTGAAATGACTAGTGCTTATGGTCTTTGCCTATCTGACTCAAGTAGTGAAGGTTAA
- the LOC112716171 gene encoding proline-rich receptor-like protein kinase PERK15 isoform X2: MFSVAPLTPASSPVMAPPSPPLIDITPPPSPLLLQPTAAPPPFPSPPSPPLVLPMPTAPPLTSPPITSPPEVVSLPTNSPPPVTQVPPAISSSPPPPEIPIVAASPSTPITSNENPIPATQSPPNTALPAAASPPVPATPLPSSPPSLIPPSVTFPSNSLPPLPLLHRKVSPALPVPTATSPPPQRFWPLAPEAAATSPLLPQPPATVYPFTEPTLPSTPEATPAQPPSSRSLPLAVDVDKHSGFEVPSGFIIEGIVIGGIVIGFVVALMLLLFRNRKKKQQQQQKNLHTHQSEESSPCVGAKSKKSGSHVIKVLPNPSKLTEGGGDFGPVNGIFTYDELVAATKSFSEANLLGEGGFGYVYKGILPSGKEIAVKQLKSGSQQGEREFQAEVETISRVHHKHLVELVGYCVTMSERMLVYEFVPNNTLEFHLHGEGKPVVRWEKRIKIALGSAKGLAYLHEDCNPAIIHRDIKASNILLDFNFEAKVSDFGLAKIFPNNADGCITHLTTRVVGTFGYLAPEYASSGKLTDKSDVYSYGVMLLELLTGRPAISTEGSRNVSLVDWARPLLAQVLEDGDISDLVDPRLQNNYKADEMTRMITCAAACVRHSASLRPRMSQIAGALEGLVSLSDLVGDITPGHTRIYSWPESSTYDACQYQQDLRDFNLGLSSQQCSSSVHSEMTSAYGLCLSDSSSEG; the protein is encoded by the exons atgttttcAGTTGCACCTTTGACTCCGGCAAGTTCACCGGTAATGGCTCCGCCGTCTCCGCCGCTGATTGACATTACTCCTCCCCCATCGCCATTGCTGCTCCAACCTACAGCAGCGCCACCACCATTTCCTTCTCCTCCATCACCGCCGTTAGTGCTTCCAATGCCTACAGCACCACCACTTACCTCGCCGCCGATCACTTCTCCGCCGGAGGTGGTGTCTCTGCCTACAAACTCCCCGCCTCCGGTTACTCAAGTCCCGCCGGCGATTTCCTCGTCGCCGCCTCCGCCGGAAATTCCAATCGTCGCTGCTTCACCGTCGACTCCGATTACATCGAACGAGAATCCAATTCCAGCAACGCAGTCTCCTCCGAATACGGCGTTGCCGGCGGCAGCATCTCCTCCGGTTCCGGCGACGCCGCTTCCTTCGTCTCCGCCATCTCTGATTCCGCCGTCGGTTACTTTTCCGTCAAATTCGTTACCACCATTGCCGCTGCTTCACCGGAAAGTTTCGCCGGCGCTTCCAGTTCCGACAGCCActtcaccaccaccacagagattTTGGCCTCTGGCGCCGGAAGCAGCAGCAACCTCTCCGCTGCTGCCACAGCCACCGGCGACCGTTTACCCTTTCACGGAACCTACATTGCCATCAACTCCAGAGGCAACGCCGGCGCAGCCACCGTCGAGTCGAAGCTTGCCGCTTGCGGTGGACGTTGATAAACACTCAGGGTTCGAAGTGCCAAGTGGATTCATAATTGAGGGAATTGTAATTGGTGGTATCGTTATTGGGTTTGTTGTAGCACTTATGTTACTTTTGTTCaggaatagaaagaaaaagcagcagcagcagcagaagaATCTGCATACACATCAATCTGAGGAATCATCACCTTGTGTTGGAGCTAAGAGTAAAA AATCAGGTTCTCATGTCATCAAAGTGCTGCCAAATCCATCAAAGCTAACAGAGGGAGGTGGAGATTTCGGCCCTGTGAATGGCATTTTCACATATGATGAGCTAGTAGCAGCCACTAAGAGTTTCTCTGAAGCCAACCTTCTTGGGGAAGGTGGATTTGGTTATGTATATAAAGGAATTCTTCCAAGTGGAAAGGAAATTGCAGTTAAACAGTTGAAATCAGGAAGCCAGCAAGGAGAGCGAGAATTTCAGGCCGAGGTTGAGACCATTAGCCGGGTGCATCACAAGCATCTTGTTGAGTTGGTTGGATACTGCGTTACCATGTCTGAAAGAATGCTTGTTTATGAATTTGTTCCAAATAACACATTGGAATTCCATTTACATG GGGAAGGGAAGCCCGTTGTACGGTGGGAGAAGAGAATTAAGATTGCCCTGGGATCTGCAAAAGGGCTCGCATATCTACATGAAGATT GTAATCCAGCAATCATTCACCGTGATATTAAAGCATCTAACATCCTTCTGGACTTCAATTTTGAAGCAAAG GTTTCTGACTTCGGCCTAGCAAAGATCTTCCCCAACAACGCTGATGGTTGCATCACTCACCTCACCACCCGAGTCGTGGGAACCTTTGG GTATCTGGCTCCAGAATATGCATCAAGTGGTAAACTAACAGATAAATCAGATGTATATTCCTATGGAGTGATGCTTTTAGAACTCTTAACTGGACGTCCAGCAATCAGTACAGAAGGATCAAGAAACGTGAGCTTGGTTGATTGG GCTAGGCCCTTGCTTGCGCAAGTGCTAGAAGATGGTGATATCAGTGATCTTGTTGATCCAAGGTTGCAGAATAATTATAAAGCTGATGAGATGACTAGAATGATTACCTGCGCAGCCGCCTGCGTGCGCCATTCAGCCAGCCTTCGACCCCGTATGAGCCAA ATTGCAGGTGCCTTAGAAGGATTGGTTTCTCTGTCGGATCTTGTAGGCGACATTACGCCGGGGCATACCAGAATATACAGTTGGCCAGAGAGTTCAACTTATGATGCCTGCCAATACCAACAGGACTTGAGAGACTTCAATTTGGGATTATCATCTCAACAGTGCAGCTCAAGTGTGCATAGTGAAATGACTAGTGCTTATGGTCTTTGCCTATCTGACTCAAGTAGTGAAGGTTAA
- the LOC112716171 gene encoding proline-rich receptor-like protein kinase PERK15 isoform X1 — MFSVAPLTPASSPVMAPPSPPLIDITPPPSPLLLQPTAAPPPFPSPPSPPLVLPMPTAPPLTSPPITSPPEVVSLPTNSPPPVTQVPPAISSSPPPPEIPIVAASPSTPITSNENPIPATQSPPNTALPAAASPPVPATPLPSSPPSLIPPSVTFPSNSLPPLPLLHRKVSPALPVPTATSPPPQRFWPLAPEAAATSPLLPQPPATVYPFTEPTLPSTPEATPAQPPSSRSLPLAVDVDKHSGFEVPSGFIIEGIVIGGIVIGFVVALMLLLFRNRKKKQQQQQKNLHTHQSEESSPCVGAKSKKSESGSHVIKVLPNPSKLTEGGGDFGPVNGIFTYDELVAATKSFSEANLLGEGGFGYVYKGILPSGKEIAVKQLKSGSQQGEREFQAEVETISRVHHKHLVELVGYCVTMSERMLVYEFVPNNTLEFHLHGEGKPVVRWEKRIKIALGSAKGLAYLHEDCNPAIIHRDIKASNILLDFNFEAKVSDFGLAKIFPNNADGCITHLTTRVVGTFGYLAPEYASSGKLTDKSDVYSYGVMLLELLTGRPAISTEGSRNVSLVDWARPLLAQVLEDGDISDLVDPRLQNNYKADEMTRMITCAAACVRHSASLRPRMSQIAGALEGLVSLSDLVGDITPGHTRIYSWPESSTYDACQYQQDLRDFNLGLSSQQCSSSVHSEMTSAYGLCLSDSSSEG; from the exons atgttttcAGTTGCACCTTTGACTCCGGCAAGTTCACCGGTAATGGCTCCGCCGTCTCCGCCGCTGATTGACATTACTCCTCCCCCATCGCCATTGCTGCTCCAACCTACAGCAGCGCCACCACCATTTCCTTCTCCTCCATCACCGCCGTTAGTGCTTCCAATGCCTACAGCACCACCACTTACCTCGCCGCCGATCACTTCTCCGCCGGAGGTGGTGTCTCTGCCTACAAACTCCCCGCCTCCGGTTACTCAAGTCCCGCCGGCGATTTCCTCGTCGCCGCCTCCGCCGGAAATTCCAATCGTCGCTGCTTCACCGTCGACTCCGATTACATCGAACGAGAATCCAATTCCAGCAACGCAGTCTCCTCCGAATACGGCGTTGCCGGCGGCAGCATCTCCTCCGGTTCCGGCGACGCCGCTTCCTTCGTCTCCGCCATCTCTGATTCCGCCGTCGGTTACTTTTCCGTCAAATTCGTTACCACCATTGCCGCTGCTTCACCGGAAAGTTTCGCCGGCGCTTCCAGTTCCGACAGCCActtcaccaccaccacagagattTTGGCCTCTGGCGCCGGAAGCAGCAGCAACCTCTCCGCTGCTGCCACAGCCACCGGCGACCGTTTACCCTTTCACGGAACCTACATTGCCATCAACTCCAGAGGCAACGCCGGCGCAGCCACCGTCGAGTCGAAGCTTGCCGCTTGCGGTGGACGTTGATAAACACTCAGGGTTCGAAGTGCCAAGTGGATTCATAATTGAGGGAATTGTAATTGGTGGTATCGTTATTGGGTTTGTTGTAGCACTTATGTTACTTTTGTTCaggaatagaaagaaaaagcagcagcagcagcagaagaATCTGCATACACATCAATCTGAGGAATCATCACCTTGTGTTGGAGCTAAGAGTAAAA AGTCAGAATCAGGTTCTCATGTCATCAAAGTGCTGCCAAATCCATCAAAGCTAACAGAGGGAGGTGGAGATTTCGGCCCTGTGAATGGCATTTTCACATATGATGAGCTAGTAGCAGCCACTAAGAGTTTCTCTGAAGCCAACCTTCTTGGGGAAGGTGGATTTGGTTATGTATATAAAGGAATTCTTCCAAGTGGAAAGGAAATTGCAGTTAAACAGTTGAAATCAGGAAGCCAGCAAGGAGAGCGAGAATTTCAGGCCGAGGTTGAGACCATTAGCCGGGTGCATCACAAGCATCTTGTTGAGTTGGTTGGATACTGCGTTACCATGTCTGAAAGAATGCTTGTTTATGAATTTGTTCCAAATAACACATTGGAATTCCATTTACATG GGGAAGGGAAGCCCGTTGTACGGTGGGAGAAGAGAATTAAGATTGCCCTGGGATCTGCAAAAGGGCTCGCATATCTACATGAAGATT GTAATCCAGCAATCATTCACCGTGATATTAAAGCATCTAACATCCTTCTGGACTTCAATTTTGAAGCAAAG GTTTCTGACTTCGGCCTAGCAAAGATCTTCCCCAACAACGCTGATGGTTGCATCACTCACCTCACCACCCGAGTCGTGGGAACCTTTGG GTATCTGGCTCCAGAATATGCATCAAGTGGTAAACTAACAGATAAATCAGATGTATATTCCTATGGAGTGATGCTTTTAGAACTCTTAACTGGACGTCCAGCAATCAGTACAGAAGGATCAAGAAACGTGAGCTTGGTTGATTGG GCTAGGCCCTTGCTTGCGCAAGTGCTAGAAGATGGTGATATCAGTGATCTTGTTGATCCAAGGTTGCAGAATAATTATAAAGCTGATGAGATGACTAGAATGATTACCTGCGCAGCCGCCTGCGTGCGCCATTCAGCCAGCCTTCGACCCCGTATGAGCCAA ATTGCAGGTGCCTTAGAAGGATTGGTTTCTCTGTCGGATCTTGTAGGCGACATTACGCCGGGGCATACCAGAATATACAGTTGGCCAGAGAGTTCAACTTATGATGCCTGCCAATACCAACAGGACTTGAGAGACTTCAATTTGGGATTATCATCTCAACAGTGCAGCTCAAGTGTGCATAGTGAAATGACTAGTGCTTATGGTCTTTGCCTATCTGACTCAAGTAGTGAAGGTTAA
- the LOC112716171 gene encoding proline-rich receptor-like protein kinase PERK15 isoform X4 produces the protein MFSVAPLTPASSPVMAPPSPPLIDITPPPSPLLLQPTAAPPPFPSPPSPPLVLPMPTAPPLTSPPITSPPEVVSLPTNSPPPVTQVPPAISSSPPPPEIPIVAASPSTPITSNENPIPATQSPPNTALPAAASPPVPATPLPSSPPSLIPPSVTFPSNSLPPLPLLHRKVSPALPVPTATSPPPQRFWPLAPEAAATSPLLPQPPATVYPFTEPTLPSTPEATPAQPPSSRSLPLAVDVDKHSGFEVPSGFIIEGIVIGGIVIGFVVALMLLLFRNRKKKQQQQQKNLHTHQSEESSPCVGAKSKSSHVIKVLPNPSKLTEGGGDFGPVNGIFTYDELVAATKSFSEANLLGEGGFGYVYKGILPSGKEIAVKQLKSGSQQGEREFQAEVETISRVHHKHLVELVGYCVTMSERMLVYEFVPNNTLEFHLHGEGKPVVRWEKRIKIALGSAKGLAYLHEDCNPAIIHRDIKASNILLDFNFEAKVSDFGLAKIFPNNADGCITHLTTRVVGTFGYLAPEYASSGKLTDKSDVYSYGVMLLELLTGRPAISTEGSRNVSLVDWARPLLAQVLEDGDISDLVDPRLQNNYKADEMTRMITCAAACVRHSASLRPRMSQIAGALEGLVSLSDLVGDITPGHTRIYSWPESSTYDACQYQQDLRDFNLGLSSQQCSSSVHSEMTSAYGLCLSDSSSEG, from the exons atgttttcAGTTGCACCTTTGACTCCGGCAAGTTCACCGGTAATGGCTCCGCCGTCTCCGCCGCTGATTGACATTACTCCTCCCCCATCGCCATTGCTGCTCCAACCTACAGCAGCGCCACCACCATTTCCTTCTCCTCCATCACCGCCGTTAGTGCTTCCAATGCCTACAGCACCACCACTTACCTCGCCGCCGATCACTTCTCCGCCGGAGGTGGTGTCTCTGCCTACAAACTCCCCGCCTCCGGTTACTCAAGTCCCGCCGGCGATTTCCTCGTCGCCGCCTCCGCCGGAAATTCCAATCGTCGCTGCTTCACCGTCGACTCCGATTACATCGAACGAGAATCCAATTCCAGCAACGCAGTCTCCTCCGAATACGGCGTTGCCGGCGGCAGCATCTCCTCCGGTTCCGGCGACGCCGCTTCCTTCGTCTCCGCCATCTCTGATTCCGCCGTCGGTTACTTTTCCGTCAAATTCGTTACCACCATTGCCGCTGCTTCACCGGAAAGTTTCGCCGGCGCTTCCAGTTCCGACAGCCActtcaccaccaccacagagattTTGGCCTCTGGCGCCGGAAGCAGCAGCAACCTCTCCGCTGCTGCCACAGCCACCGGCGACCGTTTACCCTTTCACGGAACCTACATTGCCATCAACTCCAGAGGCAACGCCGGCGCAGCCACCGTCGAGTCGAAGCTTGCCGCTTGCGGTGGACGTTGATAAACACTCAGGGTTCGAAGTGCCAAGTGGATTCATAATTGAGGGAATTGTAATTGGTGGTATCGTTATTGGGTTTGTTGTAGCACTTATGTTACTTTTGTTCaggaatagaaagaaaaagcagcagcagcagcagaagaATCTGCATACACATCAATCTGAGGAATCATCACCTTGTGTTGGAGCTAAGAGTAAAA GTTCTCATGTCATCAAAGTGCTGCCAAATCCATCAAAGCTAACAGAGGGAGGTGGAGATTTCGGCCCTGTGAATGGCATTTTCACATATGATGAGCTAGTAGCAGCCACTAAGAGTTTCTCTGAAGCCAACCTTCTTGGGGAAGGTGGATTTGGTTATGTATATAAAGGAATTCTTCCAAGTGGAAAGGAAATTGCAGTTAAACAGTTGAAATCAGGAAGCCAGCAAGGAGAGCGAGAATTTCAGGCCGAGGTTGAGACCATTAGCCGGGTGCATCACAAGCATCTTGTTGAGTTGGTTGGATACTGCGTTACCATGTCTGAAAGAATGCTTGTTTATGAATTTGTTCCAAATAACACATTGGAATTCCATTTACATG GGGAAGGGAAGCCCGTTGTACGGTGGGAGAAGAGAATTAAGATTGCCCTGGGATCTGCAAAAGGGCTCGCATATCTACATGAAGATT GTAATCCAGCAATCATTCACCGTGATATTAAAGCATCTAACATCCTTCTGGACTTCAATTTTGAAGCAAAG GTTTCTGACTTCGGCCTAGCAAAGATCTTCCCCAACAACGCTGATGGTTGCATCACTCACCTCACCACCCGAGTCGTGGGAACCTTTGG GTATCTGGCTCCAGAATATGCATCAAGTGGTAAACTAACAGATAAATCAGATGTATATTCCTATGGAGTGATGCTTTTAGAACTCTTAACTGGACGTCCAGCAATCAGTACAGAAGGATCAAGAAACGTGAGCTTGGTTGATTGG GCTAGGCCCTTGCTTGCGCAAGTGCTAGAAGATGGTGATATCAGTGATCTTGTTGATCCAAGGTTGCAGAATAATTATAAAGCTGATGAGATGACTAGAATGATTACCTGCGCAGCCGCCTGCGTGCGCCATTCAGCCAGCCTTCGACCCCGTATGAGCCAA ATTGCAGGTGCCTTAGAAGGATTGGTTTCTCTGTCGGATCTTGTAGGCGACATTACGCCGGGGCATACCAGAATATACAGTTGGCCAGAGAGTTCAACTTATGATGCCTGCCAATACCAACAGGACTTGAGAGACTTCAATTTGGGATTATCATCTCAACAGTGCAGCTCAAGTGTGCATAGTGAAATGACTAGTGCTTATGGTCTTTGCCTATCTGACTCAAGTAGTGAAGGTTAA
- the LOC112716171 gene encoding proline-rich receptor-like protein kinase PERK15 isoform X3 yields MFSVAPLTPASSPVMAPPSPPLIDITPPPSPLLLQPTAAPPPFPSPPSPPLVLPMPTAPPLTSPPITSPPEVVSLPTNSPPPVTQVPPAISSSPPPPEIPIVAASPSTPITSNENPIPATQSPPNTALPAAASPPVPATPLPSSPPSLIPPSVTFPSNSLPPLPLLHRKVSPALPVPTATSPPPQRFWPLAPEAAATSPLLPQPPATVYPFTEPTLPSTPEATPAQPPSSRSLPLAVDVDKHSGFEVPSGFIIEGIVIGGIVIGFVVALMLLLFRNRKKKQQQQQKNLHTHQSEESSPCVGAKKSGSHVIKVLPNPSKLTEGGGDFGPVNGIFTYDELVAATKSFSEANLLGEGGFGYVYKGILPSGKEIAVKQLKSGSQQGEREFQAEVETISRVHHKHLVELVGYCVTMSERMLVYEFVPNNTLEFHLHGEGKPVVRWEKRIKIALGSAKGLAYLHEDCNPAIIHRDIKASNILLDFNFEAKVSDFGLAKIFPNNADGCITHLTTRVVGTFGYLAPEYASSGKLTDKSDVYSYGVMLLELLTGRPAISTEGSRNVSLVDWARPLLAQVLEDGDISDLVDPRLQNNYKADEMTRMITCAAACVRHSASLRPRMSQIAGALEGLVSLSDLVGDITPGHTRIYSWPESSTYDACQYQQDLRDFNLGLSSQQCSSSVHSEMTSAYGLCLSDSSSEG; encoded by the exons atgttttcAGTTGCACCTTTGACTCCGGCAAGTTCACCGGTAATGGCTCCGCCGTCTCCGCCGCTGATTGACATTACTCCTCCCCCATCGCCATTGCTGCTCCAACCTACAGCAGCGCCACCACCATTTCCTTCTCCTCCATCACCGCCGTTAGTGCTTCCAATGCCTACAGCACCACCACTTACCTCGCCGCCGATCACTTCTCCGCCGGAGGTGGTGTCTCTGCCTACAAACTCCCCGCCTCCGGTTACTCAAGTCCCGCCGGCGATTTCCTCGTCGCCGCCTCCGCCGGAAATTCCAATCGTCGCTGCTTCACCGTCGACTCCGATTACATCGAACGAGAATCCAATTCCAGCAACGCAGTCTCCTCCGAATACGGCGTTGCCGGCGGCAGCATCTCCTCCGGTTCCGGCGACGCCGCTTCCTTCGTCTCCGCCATCTCTGATTCCGCCGTCGGTTACTTTTCCGTCAAATTCGTTACCACCATTGCCGCTGCTTCACCGGAAAGTTTCGCCGGCGCTTCCAGTTCCGACAGCCActtcaccaccaccacagagattTTGGCCTCTGGCGCCGGAAGCAGCAGCAACCTCTCCGCTGCTGCCACAGCCACCGGCGACCGTTTACCCTTTCACGGAACCTACATTGCCATCAACTCCAGAGGCAACGCCGGCGCAGCCACCGTCGAGTCGAAGCTTGCCGCTTGCGGTGGACGTTGATAAACACTCAGGGTTCGAAGTGCCAAGTGGATTCATAATTGAGGGAATTGTAATTGGTGGTATCGTTATTGGGTTTGTTGTAGCACTTATGTTACTTTTGTTCaggaatagaaagaaaaagcagcagcagcagcagaagaATCTGCATACACATCAATCTGAGGAATCATCACCTTGTGTTGGAGCTAAGA AATCAGGTTCTCATGTCATCAAAGTGCTGCCAAATCCATCAAAGCTAACAGAGGGAGGTGGAGATTTCGGCCCTGTGAATGGCATTTTCACATATGATGAGCTAGTAGCAGCCACTAAGAGTTTCTCTGAAGCCAACCTTCTTGGGGAAGGTGGATTTGGTTATGTATATAAAGGAATTCTTCCAAGTGGAAAGGAAATTGCAGTTAAACAGTTGAAATCAGGAAGCCAGCAAGGAGAGCGAGAATTTCAGGCCGAGGTTGAGACCATTAGCCGGGTGCATCACAAGCATCTTGTTGAGTTGGTTGGATACTGCGTTACCATGTCTGAAAGAATGCTTGTTTATGAATTTGTTCCAAATAACACATTGGAATTCCATTTACATG GGGAAGGGAAGCCCGTTGTACGGTGGGAGAAGAGAATTAAGATTGCCCTGGGATCTGCAAAAGGGCTCGCATATCTACATGAAGATT GTAATCCAGCAATCATTCACCGTGATATTAAAGCATCTAACATCCTTCTGGACTTCAATTTTGAAGCAAAG GTTTCTGACTTCGGCCTAGCAAAGATCTTCCCCAACAACGCTGATGGTTGCATCACTCACCTCACCACCCGAGTCGTGGGAACCTTTGG GTATCTGGCTCCAGAATATGCATCAAGTGGTAAACTAACAGATAAATCAGATGTATATTCCTATGGAGTGATGCTTTTAGAACTCTTAACTGGACGTCCAGCAATCAGTACAGAAGGATCAAGAAACGTGAGCTTGGTTGATTGG GCTAGGCCCTTGCTTGCGCAAGTGCTAGAAGATGGTGATATCAGTGATCTTGTTGATCCAAGGTTGCAGAATAATTATAAAGCTGATGAGATGACTAGAATGATTACCTGCGCAGCCGCCTGCGTGCGCCATTCAGCCAGCCTTCGACCCCGTATGAGCCAA ATTGCAGGTGCCTTAGAAGGATTGGTTTCTCTGTCGGATCTTGTAGGCGACATTACGCCGGGGCATACCAGAATATACAGTTGGCCAGAGAGTTCAACTTATGATGCCTGCCAATACCAACAGGACTTGAGAGACTTCAATTTGGGATTATCATCTCAACAGTGCAGCTCAAGTGTGCATAGTGAAATGACTAGTGCTTATGGTCTTTGCCTATCTGACTCAAGTAGTGAAGGTTAA